The proteins below are encoded in one region of Passer domesticus isolate bPasDom1 chromosome 22, bPasDom1.hap1, whole genome shotgun sequence:
- the LOC135285184 gene encoding transcription factor HES-5-like, giving the protein MAPSNALMLHMEEKLLPKEKNKLRKPVVEKMRRDRINSSIEQLKLLLEKEFQRHQPNSKLEKADILEVAVSYLKQQSQLQDQKSECRAAFIHKNPEQDFNSGYLRCLKEAMHFLSYYEPKKETQVQLIKHFCKAQLGADASYSAALRGSPLSPCVLPRKQPAQKSVPAAPTIWRPW; this is encoded by the exons ATGGCTCCCAGCAATGCTCTCATGCTCCACAtggaggagaagctgctgccaaaggaaaagaataaa CTGAGGAAGCCGGTGGTGGAGAAAATGCGCCGGGACCGGATTAACAGCAGCATCGAGCAGCTGAAGCTGCTCCTAGAGAAGGAGTTCCAGAGGCACCAGCCCAACTCCAAGCTGGAGAAAGCCGACATCCTGGAAGTGGCTGTCAGCTACCTgaagcagcagagccagctgcaggacCAAAAAAGTGAGTGCAGAGCAG caTTCATCCACAAGAACCCAGAGCAGGACTTTAACAGCGGGTACCTGCGGTGCCTCAAGGAAGCGATGCACTTTCTGTCCTACTACGAGCCCAAGAAGGAGACCCAGGTCCAGCTGATCAAGCACTTCTGCAAGGCTCAGCTGGGTGCAGATGCCTCCTACTCTGCAGCTCTGCGTGGCTCCCccctgtctccctgtgtgctTCCCAGAAAACAGCCTGCCCAGAAGAGCGTGCCTGCTGCTCCGACCATCTGGAGACCCTGGTAG